One Nitrososphaerota archaeon DNA segment encodes these proteins:
- a CDS encoding 2-isopropylmalate synthase produces MAQQDPNIFAYRYNNSEGVIPKDVKILDSTLREGEQAPGVSFTHRQRLQIAWMLDYFGVDFIEISPIVSESHEESCKTMMKAGLSADIVAHLRALPQDIDVGLRCGASWVAMYHSVSDVHLQYKLRISREKALERAVEAVEYAKSHGLKLRFTMEDASRADPEFLKEMCVAIANAGADRISLPDTLGIMAPRGMYNLVKMIHEKISTPLDMHCHNDLGLSLSNALAGLEAGATMVHTTIDGLGERTGLTSLAEFTMALKMLYQVNLDVRLEMLRELSELVSTYTPVKTHMSKPLVGDNAYKHKAGTHVAAIIRNPAAYELAPPHIVGNHRRIIIGELAGKTEAAFLMKLLGLAPNSEDAAQITKGLKGLHTGDLFELELSKEMESEIVKVDERLNRESETLDNKVKDGGEKR; encoded by the coding sequence ATGGCGCAGCAAGATCCGAACATCTTCGCCTACAGGTACAACAACTCCGAAGGCGTAATACCTAAAGATGTGAAAATACTCGACAGCACACTCCGTGAAGGCGAACAGGCTCCTGGTGTCTCGTTTACCCATCGACAGCGACTCCAAATAGCTTGGATGCTCGACTACTTCGGTGTTGATTTTATCGAGATTAGTCCAATCGTTTCCGAAAGTCACGAAGAATCATGCAAAACAATGATGAAGGCCGGCTTAAGCGCAGACATCGTAGCTCATCTCAGAGCCCTTCCACAGGATATCGATGTCGGATTAAGATGCGGCGCATCATGGGTGGCGATGTACCACTCAGTATCAGATGTTCACCTTCAATATAAGCTCCGTATCTCAAGAGAAAAAGCGCTGGAGCGGGCGGTTGAAGCAGTTGAATACGCTAAGAGTCACGGTTTGAAGCTTCGCTTCACGATGGAAGATGCTAGCAGAGCCGATCCTGAGTTTCTCAAAGAGATGTGTGTAGCGATTGCTAACGCAGGAGCTGACCGAATCAGTCTACCAGACACCTTGGGCATTATGGCTCCGCGAGGCATGTATAACCTAGTCAAAATGATTCATGAAAAGATAAGCACTCCACTGGATATGCACTGCCACAACGATTTGGGGCTCTCTTTATCGAACGCATTGGCGGGTCTTGAAGCAGGGGCTACAATGGTTCACACAACCATTGACGGTTTAGGTGAGCGAACAGGCTTAACTTCGCTGGCTGAGTTTACAATGGCACTTAAGATGCTTTACCAAGTGAACCTTGACGTTCGACTTGAGATGCTTCGCGAACTCTCTGAACTCGTATCCACATATACACCGGTGAAGACACACATGTCAAAGCCGCTCGTCGGAGACAACGCGTACAAACACAAAGCCGGAACTCACGTAGCAGCCATCATCAGAAACCCAGCTGCGTATGAACTCGCACCACCTCACATAGTCGGCAACCACCGACGAATAATCATCGGTGAATTAGCCGGTAAAACTGAAGCGGCGTTTCTAATGAAGCTACTAGGGTTGGCCCCTAACTCAGAGGACGCTGCGCAGATAACAAAGGGATTGAAAGGTCTCCACACGGGTGACCTTTTTGAGCTCGAGCTTTCGAAGGAGATGGAGAGCGAGATTGTTAAGGTCGACGAAAGACTCAATCGGGAGAGCGAAACATTAGATAATAAGGTGAAGGATGGAGGTGAGAAGCGTTGA
- a CDS encoding Lrp/AsnC family transcriptional regulator: MQSLDEKDRRILDILKEDARRSFVDIAQAVNLSEPAVRRRIKNLVDTGVIHKFTVETEIGQGASAITLISVNPAIPTAEISAKLLKMDGVDVVYEITGQYDIAVIVSGSSIASINKSIDDIRRLEGVGNTNTVIILKTLR, translated from the coding sequence TTGCAGAGTCTAGATGAAAAGGATCGAAGAATACTTGATATTCTGAAGGAGGATGCTCGCCGCTCCTTCGTGGATATTGCGCAGGCAGTTAACTTATCTGAGCCGGCAGTCAGGCGTCGAATCAAGAACTTGGTTGACACAGGGGTGATTCACAAGTTTACGGTTGAGACAGAGATAGGACAAGGTGCGTCGGCTATTACGCTTATTTCAGTTAACCCAGCGATTCCAACAGCTGAGATATCTGCTAAGCTGTTGAAGATGGATGGCGTGGATGTTGTCTACGAGATAACCGGGCAATACGATATTGCCGTGATTGTATCAGGTTCGAGTATCGCCAGCATTAACAAGAGTATTGACGATATTCGTCGTCTAGAAGGCGTAGGAAATACGAATACCGTCATAATTCTCAAGACTTTGCGTTAA
- a CDS encoding aspartate aminotransferase family protein: MNEEQIGRIEDQHLAATYSKLPLTIAKGRAASLWDAQGNEYIDCMGGYGVAIVGHCNPKVVDAIRKQSEKLITCHGSIYNEARAELLNKLIRISPPNLSRAFLCSSGAESVEAAIKIARRYTRRPEIIAMTGSYHGKTLGALSATWTQRYREPFQPLLPEVVFTTFGDAEKAREAVSDKTAAVIVEPIQGETGIKPAPDGFLKELREICDAHGSLLIFDEVQTGFGRTGRMWACQHWGVQPDIMCVSKAMAGGLPMGAALAREEVMGAMAKGDHSSTFGGNPLSCAAASAVIDYILDEHLVERAEKLGKIFKQGLSDLAKKHQSAREARGMGLMLALEMRFDVHDLLLSGLKEHVLLLYSGKNVLRFLPPLVITEKQINDVLTVLDKMISAEEKTRFEH, translated from the coding sequence ATGAATGAAGAACAAATAGGTAGAATCGAAGATCAACATCTGGCCGCAACCTACTCAAAGCTCCCGCTGACAATCGCGAAGGGGCGTGCAGCCTCACTATGGGATGCGCAAGGCAATGAGTACATTGATTGTATGGGCGGTTACGGTGTTGCGATTGTAGGTCACTGCAACCCCAAAGTAGTCGATGCTATCAGAAAACAATCTGAGAAGCTCATAACCTGCCACGGCTCAATTTACAACGAAGCCCGAGCTGAATTACTCAACAAACTGATCCGCATCTCTCCACCCAACCTGAGCAGAGCGTTTCTCTGCAGCAGCGGAGCCGAGTCTGTTGAAGCGGCTATCAAGATAGCCCGCCGATATACTCGTCGCCCCGAAATTATTGCGATGACCGGCAGCTACCACGGCAAGACACTTGGAGCTCTCTCAGCAACTTGGACCCAACGTTACCGAGAGCCATTCCAACCACTTCTACCAGAGGTGGTCTTTACCACATTTGGAGATGCTGAGAAGGCTCGAGAAGCTGTTTCAGACAAGACTGCCGCAGTTATCGTCGAGCCGATACAGGGCGAAACCGGTATCAAACCTGCGCCCGACGGTTTTCTAAAGGAGCTTAGAGAGATATGTGATGCTCATGGATCCCTGCTGATCTTTGATGAAGTGCAAACCGGTTTCGGCCGCACTGGCCGGATGTGGGCGTGCCAACACTGGGGGGTACAGCCTGACATAATGTGTGTGTCAAAGGCGATGGCTGGAGGTCTCCCAATGGGCGCGGCCTTGGCTCGTGAAGAAGTGATGGGTGCAATGGCAAAGGGCGATCACAGCAGCACCTTTGGCGGTAACCCACTCTCATGCGCAGCAGCATCCGCGGTTATAGATTACATTCTAGATGAGCATCTCGTGGAGCGAGCCGAGAAGCTTGGAAAAATCTTCAAACAAGGGTTATCTGACCTCGCTAAGAAGCATCAATCCGCTCGAGAGGCTAGAGGAATGGGCTTAATGCTAGCTCTTGAGATGCGGTTCGACGTCCATGACCTACTTCTAAGCGGCTTGAAGGAGCATGTACTGCTTCTCTACTCAGGCAAAAACGTTCTTCGCTTCCTTCCACCGTTAGTCATCACTGAGAAACAGATCAATGACGTACTTACAGTTCTTGACAAGATGATCTCAGCTGAAGAAAAGACTCGATTCGAACACTAA
- a CDS encoding [LysW]-aminoadipate/[LysW]-glutamate kinase encodes MVVVVKVGGSILGEGIDPSVLDDIGAVALKKQLILVHGGGRAVTETAKRLGKEQRFIVSPGGIRSRYTDLETIKIYTMVMSGAVNKDIVAALQKIGLPAVGLSGVDGALIKADRKKKLLVVDERGRKRAIDGGYTGKISSVNGNLLKTLLNEKYLPVVSPVALSEEFEYLNVDGDRAAAYVAGGVKADSVIFLTDVKGVLMEGELVRKLTSKEAEALRPKIGFGMEKKVLASLEALSMGVKESIIASGLVKNPVASALAHRNCTVISDE; translated from the coding sequence ATGGTTGTTGTCGTAAAGGTGGGCGGAAGTATTCTAGGTGAAGGAATCGACCCTTCAGTCCTAGATGACATCGGCGCAGTAGCCTTAAAGAAACAGCTAATACTCGTCCACGGCGGCGGCAGAGCTGTAACAGAGACCGCCAAGAGGCTGGGGAAAGAGCAGCGATTCATCGTTTCACCAGGTGGAATCCGCAGTAGATACACCGATCTCGAAACAATAAAGATCTATACAATGGTGATGAGCGGAGCAGTCAACAAAGACATAGTGGCCGCGCTTCAAAAAATTGGTCTCCCGGCCGTAGGACTATCGGGTGTTGACGGTGCCTTAATCAAAGCGGATCGAAAAAAGAAGCTGCTTGTGGTAGATGAACGAGGACGAAAACGAGCTATTGACGGAGGATACACAGGCAAAATTTCCAGCGTCAACGGTAACCTCCTGAAGACATTGCTGAACGAGAAGTATCTACCGGTCGTCTCACCTGTAGCGTTAAGCGAGGAGTTCGAGTATCTCAACGTAGATGGAGACCGAGCTGCCGCATACGTAGCTGGTGGAGTAAAAGCGGACAGCGTCATCTTTCTGACCGATGTGAAAGGAGTGCTGATGGAAGGAGAACTGGTGAGGAAGCTCACCTCTAAAGAGGCTGAAGCACTACGTCCTAAAATCGGCTTCGGGATGGAAAAGAAGGTCTTGGCTTCACTAGAGGCATTGTCGATGGGTGTAAAAGAAAGTATCATCGCTTCAGGTCTAGTCAAAAACCCCGTAGCCTCAGCGCTTGCACATAGAAACTGCACAGTGATATCAGATGAATGA
- the argC gene encoding N-acetyl-gamma-glutamyl-phosphate reductase, translating into MRVGIIGGSGYVGGELLRILLRHPEVEITNVTSRKYAGQYIYRLHANLRGFTDLQFAEQNLEETISKSDLIFTAVPHGTAVKIMPRLFESGVKIIDMSADFRLKNPKEYPIWYEYEHPNPELLDKFVYGAPELHREQLTGATRASCPGCMALTSILALAPLVKNNMIEKDRIVIDAKIGSSGGGAEASQATHHAERYGVIRPYKPVGHRHTAEVEQELGLLAGSPVKVALSTHAVNLVRGILSTIHVFSTRPVTIPEIWKTYRGMYSGEPFIRLVRDKQGIYRFPDPKVVVGSNFCDIGFELDERANRIVVMAATDNMVMGAAGNGVQCMNIMMGFNEKTGLDVAPIHPV; encoded by the coding sequence GTGAGAGTAGGTATCATAGGCGGATCCGGCTACGTTGGCGGCGAGCTGCTACGAATACTATTACGGCACCCGGAAGTTGAAATTACCAACGTAACCTCGCGGAAGTACGCAGGCCAGTACATCTACCGCTTACACGCCAACCTAAGAGGCTTCACAGATCTACAGTTCGCTGAACAGAACCTTGAAGAGACAATTAGTAAATCCGATCTAATCTTCACAGCAGTTCCTCACGGCACAGCGGTCAAGATCATGCCTAGGCTGTTTGAGTCAGGCGTCAAAATCATCGATATGAGCGCTGACTTCCGCTTAAAGAACCCCAAGGAGTACCCGATATGGTATGAGTATGAACACCCCAACCCGGAGCTGCTAGACAAATTTGTCTACGGTGCTCCTGAGCTCCACCGTGAGCAACTGACGGGCGCAACAAGGGCATCCTGCCCCGGGTGCATGGCGCTCACCTCAATACTTGCACTCGCTCCGCTTGTGAAGAATAACATGATCGAGAAGGATCGTATCGTGATTGATGCTAAGATCGGCTCATCTGGAGGCGGTGCTGAAGCGTCGCAAGCCACTCATCACGCAGAGCGCTATGGAGTTATCCGTCCATACAAACCTGTTGGACACCGCCACACAGCTGAGGTGGAGCAGGAACTGGGTTTACTCGCAGGTTCACCTGTAAAGGTTGCCCTCTCAACCCATGCGGTGAATCTTGTTCGCGGTATCCTATCCACGATTCATGTTTTCTCCACGCGACCAGTTACGATACCTGAGATATGGAAAACCTACCGAGGCATGTATAGCGGAGAGCCTTTTATCCGGCTAGTACGAGATAAACAAGGAATTTACAGATTCCCAGATCCTAAGGTGGTCGTGGGCTCAAACTTCTGTGACATAGGTTTTGAGCTGGATGAGCGGGCCAACCGGATAGTTGTGATGGCCGCTACAGATAATATGGTGATGGGAGCGGCTGGGAACGGTGTACAGTGCATGAACATTATGATGGGCTTTAACGAAAAGACCGGGCTAGACGTAGCCCCGATTCACCCAGTGTGA
- the lysX gene encoding lysine biosynthesis protein LysX, which translates to MRWEEKALANAAEAKGLKTNRIDAKEIYLDTDWTPKETQKKFGDVILQRCISYFRGLHTTAFLESKGLKVINNMDVSLTCGNKLLTTMKLEKAKVPTPRTILSFTEESALNSIETLGYPAVLKPVTGSWGRMVVQLKDKETAQAMLEMRGQMEGSLNQIYYVQEMVQRPPRDIRTIVAGDRIIAAIYRYAPDGDWRTNIARGGHGDICKVTSELEDVALRAAETVGGGLLGVDAMESPRGILVHEVNNTVEFKGAASVCSVDIASEIIDYVLKEARK; encoded by the coding sequence ATCCGCTGGGAGGAAAAGGCCCTCGCGAATGCAGCGGAAGCTAAGGGTCTAAAGACCAATAGGATCGATGCGAAGGAAATCTACCTAGACACAGATTGGACTCCTAAGGAGACGCAAAAGAAGTTCGGAGACGTTATTCTTCAAAGATGTATCAGTTATTTCCGCGGGCTTCACACCACCGCCTTCCTTGAAAGCAAAGGACTAAAGGTAATCAACAACATGGATGTCTCACTAACCTGCGGAAACAAGCTTCTAACCACAATGAAGCTTGAGAAGGCAAAGGTTCCCACTCCCCGAACAATCCTCTCCTTCACCGAGGAGAGTGCCCTAAACTCTATCGAGACCCTCGGCTACCCTGCGGTTCTAAAACCGGTCACCGGAAGCTGGGGTCGAATGGTGGTTCAACTCAAAGACAAGGAAACGGCTCAAGCAATGCTGGAGATGCGAGGCCAAATGGAGGGCTCGCTCAACCAAATCTACTATGTTCAAGAAATGGTGCAGCGACCACCCCGAGACATCCGAACAATAGTAGCGGGAGACCGAATCATTGCAGCGATATACCGTTACGCACCGGATGGAGACTGGCGTACAAACATTGCGAGAGGCGGCCATGGAGACATCTGCAAAGTGACTAGTGAGCTCGAAGACGTCGCATTAAGGGCTGCGGAAACCGTCGGTGGCGGCCTGCTAGGTGTAGACGCGATGGAGTCACCCCGCGGCATACTGGTTCATGAAGTGAATAACACAGTTGAGTTCAAAGGTGCTGCGTCAGTCTGCTCAGTTGACATAGCCAGCGAAATTATCGATTACGTGTTGAAAGAGGCCCGTAAATAG
- a CDS encoding lysine biosynthesis protein LysW: protein MSKKTSCIECGGDIGVPEDVVVGEIIACPDCGTDFEVSKVDAKGVSIKPAETVGEDWGE from the coding sequence GTGAGTAAGAAGACAAGTTGCATAGAATGCGGTGGAGATATAGGTGTACCTGAAGATGTCGTTGTCGGAGAAATCATTGCCTGTCCTGATTGCGGAACCGATTTCGAAGTCTCCAAGGTCGATGCAAAAGGTGTATCTATCAAACCCGCTGAGACCGTTGGAGAAGACTGGGGTGAATAG
- the argH gene encoding argininosuccinate lyase — MSRDILRGDRLKRLTPESIDYTASTSFDGILVKPVVKINMAHMVMLINQGVVSRAEGSLCLKGLREMPEELQLDPALEDVHMNVESFLVKKIGGTAGGQLNLAKSRNDQVATAIRMALREYLVNIVSGLTDLRKTILDQASKHINTLMPGYTHLQHAQPTTLAHHFLAYHDALQRDSKRLIEAYGRVNLSPLGAVALASTGVKIDRAFTRRLLGFDGLLENSIDAVSSRDFAIEVISDLALAMTDLSKIAEEMVLWSSSEFSVMEISDGYASTSSVMPQKKNAVVAELIRGKTSTVYGDLMASISMTKALPYSYNIDLQQLTPHIWSACSITLTSIRVLKGMIQEAVFNKERLKELLEEGAVAATDLADYLAVEHNIPFRTAHTVVGSLVRRSVEEKHAFRNVILEYLDGVTKDIAGVEVSITPSEVDRILDPAKSVETRTVDGGPSSIVVKKMIVNRKKGVKETGEWASQRIEMLEAANQELARTTDELIGGEKA, encoded by the coding sequence TTGAGCAGGGACATCCTTCGGGGAGACCGGCTGAAGCGGCTCACCCCGGAGAGCATAGACTACACCGCCTCAACTAGTTTCGACGGGATATTGGTGAAGCCCGTTGTAAAAATCAACATGGCGCATATGGTGATGCTGATCAACCAAGGAGTGGTCAGCCGAGCAGAGGGATCTCTATGTCTCAAGGGTCTCAGAGAAATGCCTGAAGAGCTGCAGCTTGACCCTGCCTTGGAAGATGTCCACATGAATGTTGAATCTTTCCTTGTGAAGAAAATAGGCGGAACCGCTGGTGGTCAGCTCAACCTAGCGAAAAGCAGGAACGATCAGGTTGCCACAGCAATCAGGATGGCGTTACGTGAATATCTAGTGAACATAGTTTCAGGACTAACTGATCTTCGCAAGACAATCCTAGATCAGGCTAGCAAGCATATCAACACTTTGATGCCGGGTTACACGCACCTTCAACATGCTCAGCCCACCACTCTAGCACATCACTTTCTTGCTTACCATGACGCGTTGCAACGTGACAGCAAGCGGTTGATTGAAGCGTATGGCAGAGTGAACCTGAGCCCACTTGGAGCTGTGGCGCTCGCATCCACAGGCGTGAAGATTGACAGGGCGTTCACTAGGAGGTTGCTTGGCTTCGACGGATTGTTGGAGAACTCGATAGATGCAGTAAGTTCCCGCGACTTCGCAATAGAGGTGATTTCCGATTTGGCGCTTGCGATGACCGATCTGAGCAAGATTGCTGAGGAGATGGTGCTGTGGAGCTCATCAGAGTTCAGTGTAATGGAGATCTCAGACGGATATGCGTCAACTAGTAGCGTGATGCCCCAGAAGAAAAACGCGGTCGTGGCGGAGCTAATCAGGGGCAAAACCTCGACAGTATATGGCGACTTGATGGCATCTATTTCGATGACGAAGGCTCTGCCTTACAGCTACAATATCGATCTTCAACAGTTGACTCCCCACATCTGGAGCGCCTGCAGCATTACGCTCACCTCGATTCGAGTACTCAAAGGCATGATTCAAGAAGCGGTTTTCAACAAGGAGCGACTGAAGGAACTCCTTGAAGAAGGAGCGGTTGCAGCCACTGATCTAGCGGATTACTTGGCTGTAGAACATAACATTCCGTTCCGAACTGCGCATACAGTGGTGGGAAGCCTTGTTCGAAGGTCAGTTGAAGAGAAACATGCCTTCCGAAACGTCATTCTAGAATATCTAGATGGCGTAACGAAAGACATCGCGGGCGTCGAGGTGTCAATCACTCCTAGCGAAGTGGATAGAATACTGGATCCAGCTAAGAGCGTTGAGACGCGTACCGTTGACGGAGGGCCGAGTAGTATAGTGGTGAAGAAAATGATCGTGAATAGGAAAAAAGGTGTGAAGGAAACAGGTGAATGGGCATCTCAACGTATAGAGATGTTGGAAGCGGCTAACCAAGAGCTGGCGAGGACTACCGATGAGTTGATAGGAGGTGAAAAAGCGTGA
- a CDS encoding argininosuccinate synthase, with amino-acid sequence MIPKIALAYSGGLDTSVALKWLQEKYDSEVVTVTLDIGQLEDFKEIEEKSRQSGGLKHYTIDGKKEFIEDYIFPSIRANGLYEGKYPLGTALARPLIAKKLVEVAEKEGCYAVAHGCTGKGNDQIRFDVTSLALNPDLKVIAPVREWNLTRDQEVEYAKKHRIPFSPKKSAYSIDQNLWGRSIEAGPLEDPSFEPPEEAFEWVKPTSETPDTLGYLELEFKNGVPVSADGQEMTGIDLVNHVNRVVGSHGVGIIDHIEDRLVGIKSREVYEAPAAVAIIEAHRDLEKLVLTRNQLVFKGQVEQQWAWLVYSGLWIEPLRQDLEAFIDSTQTRVEGKVKLKIFKGSLRVVGRSSPYSLYDTGLATYTTSSTFDQKAAVGFSDLWGLSSRVAYRVGAEKVERRAS; translated from the coding sequence ATGATACCGAAGATCGCCTTAGCCTACTCCGGCGGACTTGACACCTCAGTCGCGTTGAAATGGCTACAGGAAAAATATGACTCAGAGGTTGTGACCGTAACACTAGACATCGGTCAGCTTGAAGATTTCAAAGAAATCGAGGAAAAGTCAAGGCAGTCAGGAGGTCTCAAACACTACACAATTGACGGAAAGAAGGAGTTCATTGAAGATTACATCTTCCCCTCAATCCGAGCAAATGGTCTCTACGAAGGCAAGTACCCCCTCGGAACCGCGCTAGCACGGCCGCTCATTGCCAAAAAACTGGTTGAAGTCGCCGAGAAAGAGGGCTGCTACGCGGTAGCGCATGGCTGCACCGGCAAAGGAAATGATCAGATCCGGTTCGACGTAACCTCCCTCGCGCTTAACCCCGATTTGAAGGTTATTGCGCCGGTGAGGGAGTGGAACCTAACCCGGGATCAAGAAGTAGAGTATGCAAAGAAACATAGGATACCGTTCTCACCAAAGAAGAGCGCTTACAGTATAGATCAGAATCTCTGGGGACGCTCCATCGAAGCCGGACCGCTTGAAGACCCATCATTCGAGCCACCTGAAGAAGCCTTCGAGTGGGTTAAGCCCACAAGTGAAACACCTGACACACTTGGATACCTTGAACTTGAGTTCAAGAACGGAGTTCCAGTATCCGCAGACGGCCAAGAGATGACTGGCATAGATCTGGTCAACCATGTGAACCGAGTAGTCGGCTCACACGGCGTCGGCATCATCGATCATATCGAAGATAGGCTAGTCGGTATCAAATCACGTGAAGTCTATGAAGCACCTGCTGCAGTAGCGATTATTGAGGCTCATCGAGACCTTGAGAAACTCGTTCTCACAAGGAATCAACTTGTCTTTAAGGGGCAAGTGGAGCAGCAGTGGGCTTGGCTTGTTTACTCTGGCCTCTGGATAGAACCGCTACGACAAGATTTAGAGGCATTCATCGACTCTACCCAGACACGAGTTGAAGGGAAAGTTAAGCTAAAGATCTTCAAAGGTAGCCTCAGAGTGGTAGGTCGCTCATCGCCCTACTCACTCTACGATACAGGATTGGCTACCTACACAACCTCATCCACCTTCGATCAAAAAGCCGCAGTTGGCTTCTCAGACCTCTGGGGGCTATCGTCGCGAGTCGCCTATCGCGTCGGCGCTGAGAAGGTGGAGAGGAGAGCAAGTTGA
- a CDS encoding DUF371 domain-containing protein, producing MMKESLVFTGHPLVSSKHRRTFEVTKSPELTTRGDCIIGVNASKAGVDFDPAFRSMLADERTAVTITIKVGDDEIIIKARGHPELTLSDPEELVVRKSSFISPRTLAVQADKSAADFPRSVASKLREPSVTASMEVMLEED from the coding sequence ATGATGAAGGAGTCTTTGGTATTCACAGGCCACCCACTGGTCTCATCCAAGCATCGACGAACTTTTGAGGTCACTAAAAGCCCTGAGTTGACTACACGTGGGGACTGTATAATAGGTGTGAATGCAAGCAAGGCAGGTGTAGACTTCGATCCGGCGTTCAGAAGTATGTTAGCGGACGAAAGGACGGCTGTAACTATTACCATCAAAGTGGGGGATGATGAAATTATCATCAAGGCAAGAGGTCATCCAGAACTCACCCTCAGCGATCCGGAAGAGCTGGTGGTTAGGAAGAGCTCGTTCATCTCGCCACGGACGCTTGCGGTGCAGGCTGATAAGTCAGCCGCGGATTTCCCTAGAAGCGTCGCATCTAAGCTCCGAGAGCCTAGCGTAACGGCCTCTATGGAAGTAATGCTTGAAGAGGATTAA
- a CDS encoding PadR family transcriptional regulator: MVLQRWRNIGSFSNNVTAKRHSEYLTDIDRSIRRQCINSHLDLIVLSLLNSEELSGYDLVVIISEKFGVLLSPGTIYPILKSLDRSKLVQVSHTKRKKLYKLTDRGSLYFFHLLGGYRDFLAHLEHAQQQK, translated from the coding sequence GTGGTCTTGCAACGATGGAGAAACATAGGTTCTTTCAGCAATAACGTCACCGCTAAGCGGCATTCAGAGTATCTGACCGATATCGACAGGAGCATCCGTCGTCAGTGCATCAACAGCCACCTAGACCTAATCGTGCTATCTCTGCTCAATTCAGAAGAGCTCTCCGGATACGATCTAGTTGTAATTATCTCGGAAAAATTCGGTGTGTTGCTCAGTCCAGGAACAATCTACCCGATACTGAAATCGCTGGATCGCAGTAAACTGGTTCAGGTGAGTCACACAAAACGGAAGAAGCTCTACAAATTAACTGATCGAGGCTCGCTATACTTCTTTCATCTTCTTGGCGGATACCGCGATTTCCTCGCGCATCTGGAGCATGCGCAGCAACAAAAGTAG
- the nuoB gene encoding NADH-quinone oxidoreductase subunit NuoB has translation MIRNILKKGISAKSSRDILSSKVETIRNLLGDTSVIPPNYRGSVAFTKPIPQMITDDIASALTDVCATRALSVETTAGDAGIALDRSKCILCGRCKEIAPDLIAIGNWFSPSVKRRQEMIVTSSVQGQLTEKSVEETGIELKIRLRRTLGRSLAVREVDAGSCNGCEVEITALNNPYYDIERFGIHFVASPRHADVLLVTGPASSNMEIALQRTYKATPEPKIVIAIGACACSGGLFGDTYATTGGVDKVVPVDVYVPGCPPRPQALLSGLLLAVDKLPSKSESRISEEMKK, from the coding sequence ATGATACGCAATATCTTGAAGAAAGGCATATCCGCAAAATCGTCAAGGGATATACTCAGCAGTAAAGTAGAAACTATAAGGAACCTGCTGGGCGATACAAGCGTTATCCCCCCCAATTATAGGGGCTCAGTAGCATTCACCAAACCTATCCCGCAAATGATAACGGATGATATCGCATCAGCACTAACAGATGTTTGCGCCACAAGAGCACTATCCGTCGAAACAACAGCTGGAGACGCAGGTATTGCCCTAGATAGAAGTAAATGTATCCTATGCGGTAGGTGTAAAGAAATTGCGCCAGACCTTATCGCAATAGGAAATTGGTTCAGCCCGTCTGTTAAGAGGAGACAGGAGATGATTGTAACCTCAAGCGTACAGGGTCAGCTAACCGAAAAATCTGTTGAGGAAACAGGAATTGAGTTGAAGATTCGATTGCGTAGAACGCTGGGACGTTCGCTAGCAGTCCGCGAAGTTGACGCCGGCTCCTGTAACGGCTGTGAGGTCGAGATAACTGCGCTGAACAATCCTTACTACGACATTGAGCGGTTTGGTATTCATTTTGTAGCCTCACCACGCCACGCTGATGTCCTGCTTGTAACCGGCCCCGCGTCGAGTAATATGGAGATAGCTCTGCAGCGAACTTACAAGGCAACGCCAGAACCGAAAATTGTGATTGCGATAGGTGCATGTGCTTGTAGCGGGGGATTGTTCGGAGATACATATGCAACAACCGGAGGAGTAGACAAAGTTGTCCCGGTTGACGTCTACGTTCCAGGCTGTCCTCCACGCCCGCAAGCGCTTCTATCCGGGCTACTGCTTGCGGTTGATAAACTGCCCAGTAAGTCGGAGAGCAGAATAAGCGAAGAGATGAAGAAGTAG